In Alnus glutinosa chromosome 7, dhAlnGlut1.1, whole genome shotgun sequence, the sequence GGTTGCTTACCCTTTTTCAACACGGATCAATGCTCTTTCTTCGTCGCCACcaaaccagagagagagaaaaaaaaatcttaagcaAACGGGTGTCCCACAGAGTAAGGCAACTGGCGtcataaaaagagagagaaatgcgTTGGCGTCCCTAAAATGGGTTTCTACTTTCTATATTCTGATTTTCATtgggttttaacttttaattaattacaGTAATTGTGAGGTTAAGGGGAGATTATTATCTGGTTACGTGGGTTCACTGGTTTCTGTGCCATTGAGCTCCTCGTAACGAATAATTCTATAAAGAAGACCGGAATTAATTAGCTCGCTCGAAATGAATGGCTTAAATTGAATTATATAAGTTTTTAgataacttaattaattaattagctaaaTGAATGGATGGTTAAACTACCTCTCGTCTCTCAAGGCTGTCAACGACCTTTTTATTGAGATGGTTGACCACTTTCTAAATGGTAGTCAATCACTCTTAAAGGTTAGCCACACTAATGAAAGTCTCTTGCATTTACGGTGTTCAAATTACAAACAATTCAGGTGGCTTCGTAGAAGGCAGGATTGTAAATCTCTTTTAAAATAGCTAAAATGTctcgaaaaaaataaaatgagaagaGGTCATTTGACATGCAATAAGGGTttaaaatcttataaaaaaaatgttatacctATTATCAAAACGTTGTTGATTTTAGTTGGTCGTTGCTACGAGTTTCAATCGTGTGTTGTTGATTTTTGTACACGATTAATTAAAACTTACTATTAgtcatattatttattaaaaataatatatggacgattaaaaatgaaaatttgattaagaacataaaatattattttataaatatttaaaaggaGCCGGTTTACTTTTTTGCCTTAACCTCAATTTTTATCGAGCTACGTACCCTGAATTGCAAGATATAAATCTGCCGCCAATTGTGCCATAAACGTGTCCAAATCCGACAGTTGTTCCTTAATGGACAagttatttatcattttatctCTATCTAAGCTGACGGTGGAgctttgtttttactttttagtttttacccttttgctttttctttttcccctgcTTCTTTTAGTAAAAGTTGGCATTTACTTCTTCTTGAGAGCAAGTTAGGCTTAGTCACGATTCTTACGAATGAAGTTGCTTACTTGGTATTTACTATTGAGAATGACTTTAATTTGGCTGTGCCAGAAAGTAGGTTTTGtttgcccaccaataaaaaattgacacgtaAGTCTGGAGTAAGAAAATCACATACAAGCAAAAcatccgattttttttttctctctttgcaGTTGAATGAAGAGaagagatcgagggagagagatgagagatggaaACCCAGCCCCAACCACCGACCCCCGACCCCCGACCCCAACCCAGACCCAGACAACCAAACCGGCGTAGCCCATGGAAGCAGCGCCACCACATGGCCGACTCGAGTTCGACCCCGACCACATCTCCGTTCACCATCTCCGGTTGAACCAGAATGCCGAGAGCACCAAATCACCGAACCAAATGTGATCACCGACCAGATCTGATCACCAAAAACCACCAGAGGGGCGATAGGGGAGAACGGCCGGCGAAAGGGAGAGATCCTGGGAGAGGAGGAGGCTCAGTTCAGATCTGTGGCTGGATCTCTGTCGACGGTGTCAGGAGGTCGCAGGGAAGAGGATCTGGAGGCTCGCCTGTGGTCGACGGATCTCTGTGACCAGATCGCTGTGGCTGGAGGACCGGCCGTCCGTCGACGGGGAAGAGGCATTCGGCTGACGGGTTGGGTTGAGGAGCAGGAGCAGAGCCAGGAATTAATTGGTGGGGTGGCcaaacctaaataaataaatatgtatatatagtccTTTTATATGTGCGCCCActtgtaaaataaaacaaaacaagtcTTAAACAGTTAAATTTAACTTCATACTAAAACATAAGTTATAACTGTATacaagtcttaaaaataactttACTTTCAAATACAAAAGCGTTCTAGTTTGCTATAGACatgtacaaaacaaaaaaaaatccaaaaaggaACTTCATATCTCCTTCGAATTGTGCTCAACGTCGACAGTCTTTCATGGAATAAAATTCATTCATTATCATCTCTGTCGTGAAATCcttagcaatttctttctcGATATAAACTATCAAATTATCTGCTAGAAACTCGTCTTCCATTCTACTACGTAATCTAGTTTTTACAAGTTTCATGGCAGAAAAGGCTTGTTCAATAGTAGCGGTAGAAACAGGGAGAGTCAACACTAGACGAATCAACCTGtcaatcaaattataaatcttCGATTTTCCTGAAATTGCTAATCCTCTGCACAACTCAGATAAAGTGGACATATTCTGAAAATCTGAATGTTTTGGCACATCAAGCTTATAATGatccaattgaaatctcaaaatgattttctcttgctcagtAAAATCTTGAGGATAGAACTTCTCAACTAAGCTACATATATCATCAATCTTAAATGATTTGTATGCATCTAAAGGGCTTAAAGCGGCACTAAGACAAAGAAGTTCCACTGCATGCTCACTAAATCTATTATCCAGTTCTTGTAATTGGAAGTCTATTGCAGCAATAAACGCATCAATTCTAAAATGATGCTCCATTGTCATGGAAGATTCTTCATTTTGGCGACATGATCTACCTCGAGCTCTAATGTAACGAGCATTCATATCAGGAacatctatttcattttttttcacaaaatgatttAACAGTATGAAGGAAAGGCTCCCACTCttcatttctcaaattttgaagaagtgattttgtagtAGAAACCACTTTCATGGCatttaaaatgtcttgagaatTTTGTTGCAAAGCTTGACAAAGACAATGCATATATCCCATAATCTCTTTCATCAAATGCaatatcaaaacaaattcaaatgatgttAATACCATATAAGCCGCTTCAGCATCACCGCGTTGAGAATAGTTGGTTCCTTCCTTTGAGATAGTGTCAAGAATTGAACAAGTTGCACGAAACATTCTTATCATGCTACaaacataattaaaatgagaagacCATCGAGTATCTCCAGGTCGTTGCAAAGTACCAATTTGATTTGCCCCCCTTCCAGTCTCGATTTCATTAGAAGCAATCATACTTTCAATCTTAGCAACTTGAGCAGATTGCAATTCATCATTGCATTTTGAAGAACCAACAACGATGttgataataaaattcaaattctcaaagAACTGATGAACAAATTTTGCTTCTCTAGATGCTGCAACCAAAGCTAATTGTAACTTATGAGCAAAGCAATGCACATAATATGCATATGGACATTCTCTAAGAAATAAAGCTTGTAGCCCATTCCATTCACCACACATATACTACCTCCATCAAATCCCTGACCTCGAATATTCTAAATTTTGAGGTCGTTATAAGAAAGGACATcacatatcttcttttttaaagttaatgcagTAGTATCTTTGACATGGACAATATGAAAGAATCTCTCTCGAATAATACTATCTTtatcaacaaatctcaaaatgattGCCATTTGCTCCCTTTTTGACTCATCCCGAGCTTCATCAATAAGAATGCAAAATTTAGCATCCTCAATTTCTTTGCGAATCACATCTCTCACTTTAGTTGCAAAGATatgaaaaatttctttttgaattttgagtGATGTATATTTGGCATTCCGTGGTGCATTTGTCAACACAACTCCATCAACTTTATCATTAAAAGTTGCTAATAACTTTATCAATTCAATGAAGTTACCTTGATTTTTTGAGTCGGAGCtttcatcatgacctctaaaTGCACATGCTTGGAATGCTAGCCATCTAACACTATCTATTGAGGTTTTGAGCTGCAATCGATTATTCTCTATTTCTTGTGATGACTGCTTTTCAATCAACTTCCCAATATGCCGTGAATAATTCTTCAGATCTTCACAACATTTCACAGCAATTTTATGTGGTGAATTTGGATCTGTCCCCACATGTCCCATTAAAGGACAATGCATTCCATCGTTCACCTTTTTCCAATTCCTAAAACCTTTCACTGTAAATGCATCTGATCCTAGACGGCCTGTTGATTTCTTAGCAAAAATGTAACATGGACGACAGAAGATGGCATCATTTGATTCCGAATACTCCAACCAACTTGAGTATGTCTGAAACCAAGAAGCTTGAAATCGACGATGATGATTCTCCGGTCCTGAAGGTGGATATTATGTAGGTAAAAGAATAGGTTAACATGGGCCAGCTCTAAGATAAGCACGCCGCATTTCATCTTGTAAGTTTACAGGATATTCCCATATTTGCGGACGTTTCCCTGGATCACGTTGCAAAGTGGTGGCATCAATTTCTTCAGGAATGATTCTTGGACATTTAGAAGATCGCTCATTAAGATCCGTTGCTAACGGTCTATTTAAAAGTGTATCACTATCAACCTCTGAATGACtcgtattttttttcttaaagaatgaaTCGATTGTTTTTGGTCTgctcatatttttttaagctgtaaaaaaaatttacagattAATAAATTAACCGAAAAGTACCCCTAGAAATATAAGatctttgttagaattttttaattataataattcttattagcattaacaattgaaaaaggcaaaaagcaatgaataattaaccaaatcaaaTAACCCATCAAAAtagcaaacaagaaaaaatataaactaattgACAAATAAATTAAGCACAGTTAATAGAGTATAAAAAAAAGAGTACCTTTCAGTGAATCAACGTTATCTTGAGTTTGAAggatttcttgaaaacaaattaaagataatAATGTGCTAACTGAACGctgcaaaccaataaaaaaataataataaattagaagaATAAGTGATGGaacacaattaaaaaagaaaaaagaaaaaaagaagaagaaggcgtAGTTAGTTcctttttttgtgtatttattttgtaagtttcttaAGAATTCAATCTAGactaaatactgaaaaaaaaaacaaattaaataataaaaacatataaaaaattttatcaatcaaaaacaaatactaacaaaacatatttgattaattggttatttatcatattaataacataatcacatttgaaattttaaataatttgattcctatttttttttttttttttaagaaaaggtCATTGATTAATTCCATTCCCAATGTACATTTAATCTTCAATTAATTTCCTCCCCACCAATGGTTGATGGTCCCCATGAAAAGCACCACTCAATGCACAATATGCACTCATCCAACTATCCAAGTGATCCAACAAAAGGACAAATTCACAAAGACAATTTATCAAAAAGTGGTTTTTTAAGCCCAATAACCCATTACCCATTGATTCACTCATGACCCAGACCCACGGTATTCACTTCTAATTTCTTAGTTTCTAGGACCTTCTGGCTTCTTGGCTTCTCACTTTCTgcctttaatatttttgttctcCCCAACGCAGTGTCAACGACTCAACACAAAAAGGCACAAATGCTTCAAGCCTTCAAGCAAATCAAATTTCACAGAATCACAATCACAACCTTCAGTTTCAGTTTCACAGTTCACTCCTCCCATCCTCCGTCAGTTCGTCTCCTCGTCTCCTTTTACTTCCTCACTTCTCTAGTTTTCTCTacactctcttcttcttcttctttttgttcatagaaaagccccaaattttaaagcaaaaattgcaaaataCTGAAATAGCCTACCGAAGTGAGATCTAGCAGATAACTCACAGTGTGACAGACCGACACAGACGAGTAGACGACAGTCAACAGTGCTGGACGGCTGGACCTGCTAGTGGACTAGTGGTGCGTGGACCTTGGACGGCCGACGGTGTTTCCTCCAAAGCTGTTCTTCTCAAATCTTAATCTCAGATCTCTGAGTTCTCTCGAGCCTTCGGTATTTTGAAgctgtgtttttcttttcttttcacttagGGTTGAATGTGAGAACGAGGTTGAGAAAAATTTGAGTTATTGAAAAGTTAATtttgcctctctttttttttccttgtgcagtgtatttttttaattttttaattgatattgCCAGGTTGGGTTGCCGTGTTGAGGAGGATTTGCTATTTTGctattgctatttttttttccttttaaatctGTTGTGTTTGCTGTGGATTTGcagggttatatatatattttttaaaaaaaggaaaataaacaaggaaaaaaattatatttgtagtTAGAGTAGAGTTTTTTTAGGGGGGCCTGATTCTATTTTTGCAGGGGCCAATgcttagccaaaaaaaaaaaaaaaaaatcgagggCTTTGAAATTTTTGGGGGGGCCAAGAACATACGTGCCTCCGCCCCTGTTGAAgagcttcagtttttttttcatatttttttttttcagtccaGGCGGGCGTGCGGTGATTTGGGGCGGATTAGGGGTGGACTGGCAGACCGGCTGACGAGCGGACGTGCAGtggggtttttcttttgttttggaatgGTGGTACTCTAAAGTTGTGAGAGGGATTGTCTACTtcaccaaaatttcaatttttttgcattttagCTGATGTGTCAAGTGATTATTGATGGGCATAAACCCCCTCTTTTCTGCCACTAccatagaaggggctctctttACTATTTAGCTTTAATAGctcaagataaaaaaaaaaaaataaataaaaaaaaaaaaaaaaaagaagaagaagaagaagaggtacTTTGGATATTGTGATGGAGCATGtggtatttatatttgcaattctACAATAATATTATCAAATATAAATGTTCGGGTAGTGTAACTCAAGGATtacaacataaacatatatattttttttaagtaagcataaacatatattatatttggaGAAagttatttatgtatttatttggACATGAAAAGTTATTAATTTAGTATTCGTAGATGTACCAAACTAATTCATGGAGCATCTTAGAGATCATTgagataaattatttatttaaaatggtCCATGCCATATGGCATAAGTTATTTAACATAAACAGTAGCGTCACACTTAATCCCTAATTGACACGTGGCATAACCAATGATTTATCCTATTTGTGAAAGTatagtgatgagtgccaaaaagtgcatatttggacctcttaatttacattagttaaacctttaactttgttattttttgatgctttggttagttttagtgttttttatgttttgtaggacaataagagataaatgatataattcaagcaaaatacaaggaaattcggatgcagcagactacTAGATTTAGACTTATCATGTCAGGACCAAATACTATCcgttttgagagtttcttaggtctaaattgaagttcaagatgtcagctttccaacccAATAAGTTTCATCCTGTTTGGAGATACAtacaaaaagatatggctgttttaatttttgtcgTTGGATCATCTCGAAAATCCAGAAGTTTGTCCATccctcttattttattttattttgtcccattccttgtctccccaaagctggGCAGCACATTTGTTTTCACCTGGATAGCACTTGCAATTGCTGGATAGCTTCTCCACGCCTGGTAGCACATCTCCAACTACTTAGACATCTCACTGCAAACAACAAACCACACGGCACCTTCTTTCTATGCAGCAGTCCAC encodes:
- the LOC133873208 gene encoding uncharacterized protein LOC133873208, which encodes MGAAGAVECCRLLSGVEVCCRCCCPSAGAVWRGGRCCCPSCQVLQSAVQVLQNAVQKMLLVRWTGAAHAAVQQRFCPLQVLPAALEDGAGPENHHRRFQASWFQTYSSWLEYSESNDAIFCRPCYIFAKKSTGRLGSDAFTVKGFRNWKKVNDGMHCPLMGHVGTDPNSPHKIAVKCCEDLKNYSRHIGKLIEKQSSQEIENNRLQLKTSIDSVRWLAFQACAFRGHDESSDSKNQGNFIELIKLLATFNDKVDGVVLTNAPRNAKYTSLKIQKEIFHIFATKVRDVIRKEIEDAKFCILIDEARDESKREQMAIILRFVDKDTSREAKFVHQFFENLNFIINIVVGSSKCNDELQSAQVAKIESMIASNEIETGRGANQIGTLQRPGDTRWSSHFNYVCSMIRMFRATCSILDTISKEGTNYSQRGDAEAAYMVLTSFEFVLILHLMKEIMGYMHYVPDMNARYIRARGRSCRQNEESSMTMEHHFRIDAFIAAIDFQLQELDNRFSEHAVELLCLSAALSPLDAYKSFKIDDICSLVEKFYPQDFTEQEKIILRFQLDHYKLDVPKHSDFQNMSTLSELCRGLAISGKSKIYNLIDRLIRLVLTLPVSTATIEQAFSAMKLVKTRLRSRMEDEFLADNLIVYIEKEIAKDFTTEMIMNEFYSMKDCRR